From one Formosa sediminum genomic stretch:
- a CDS encoding acylneuraminate cytidylyltransferase family protein: MKILGIIPARGGSKGVPGKNIKLLAGKPLLQYTSDVAKASKYLSKIVLSSDDDKIIELGKIMGLDVPFKRPNNLAQDKSPTLPVIIHALDFYANQGEFFDAVCLLQITSPFRTIEFLETAIETFLKNDTDSLVSVIEVPHEYNPHWVFEADDKGILYISTGESEIISRRQDLPRAFHRDGSVYLTKTEVLKHQNSLYGKSISYIESSKKTYVNIDTLEDWNKAEQLVGVFNKDM; encoded by the coding sequence ATGAAAATTTTAGGAATTATACCCGCTAGAGGTGGCTCTAAAGGAGTGCCAGGAAAAAATATAAAATTATTAGCAGGAAAACCTCTGTTACAATATACAAGTGATGTAGCAAAGGCTTCCAAATACCTCTCTAAAATTGTTTTAAGTTCTGATGATGATAAAATTATAGAGTTAGGTAAAATAATGGGGCTTGATGTACCTTTTAAAAGACCTAACAATTTAGCTCAAGATAAATCACCAACATTACCTGTTATAATACATGCTTTAGACTTTTATGCAAATCAAGGAGAATTCTTTGATGCTGTGTGTTTGTTACAAATTACATCACCATTTCGTACAATTGAATTTTTAGAAACAGCTATTGAAACATTTTTAAAAAATGATACAGACTCATTAGTTTCTGTTATTGAAGTCCCTCATGAGTACAATCCGCATTGGGTGTTTGAAGCAGATGATAAAGGAATTTTGTATATATCTACAGGTGAATCAGAAATTATTTCAAGAAGACAAGATTTGCCTAGAGCTTTTCATAGAGATGGGAGTGTATATCTAACCAAAACAGAGGTCTTAAAGCATCAAAATTCACTTTATGGAAAAAGCATCTCATATATTGAATCGTCAAAAAAAACATATGTAAATATTGATACGCTTGAAGATTGGAATAAAGCAGAGCAATTAGTTGGAGTTTTTAATAAGGATATGTAA
- a CDS encoding ABC transporter ATP-binding protein has translation MIILKAENISKQYRLGLIGTGTISHDLNRWWHRVRGKEDPYLKIGETNDRSSKGKSDYAWALKDINFEVKQGEVLGIIGKNGAGKSTLLKILSRVTSPTTGEIKTRGRIASLLEVGTGFHPELTGRENIYLNGAILGMTKAEIKAKEDEIIAFSGCERYVDTPVKRYSSGMRVRLAFAVAAFLEPDILVIDEVLAVGDAEFQKKAIGKMQDISKGDGRTVLFVSHDMDAILKLTDRVLLLENGKVVDDGLPNDIINKYTLISFKPKTSKTWGKGNEIGNSYAKLKSISVENSENSPQFEYDMTESINIKICYLDLNKEYKNTAIIHIIDEFDRTLFASNEFDSETWSSSHSIKDSLITTTCVIPGNLLLEGRYKVLIALGNYNPNMVHLKIDEALTFKVINKPNIIKYRVDTGTNWPGLIRPILDWKIETKTL, from the coding sequence ATGATTATTTTAAAAGCCGAGAACATAAGTAAACAATACCGCCTGGGACTTATTGGTACAGGTACTATTAGTCACGATTTAAACCGCTGGTGGCATCGTGTGCGCGGTAAGGAAGATCCGTATTTAAAAATTGGTGAAACCAACGACCGCTCGAGTAAAGGTAAAAGTGATTATGCTTGGGCCCTTAAAGACATTAATTTTGAGGTAAAACAAGGTGAAGTTTTAGGGATTATAGGTAAAAATGGCGCGGGAAAAAGTACCTTGCTAAAAATTTTATCTCGGGTGACTAGCCCGACCACAGGCGAAATAAAAACCCGTGGGCGAATAGCCAGTTTATTAGAAGTTGGTACGGGGTTTCATCCCGAACTTACAGGTCGTGAAAACATCTATTTGAACGGCGCTATTTTGGGTATGACCAAAGCCGAAATTAAAGCCAAAGAAGACGAGATTATTGCTTTTAGTGGGTGTGAACGTTATGTAGATACCCCTGTAAAACGGTATTCTTCAGGGATGCGGGTGCGTTTAGCCTTTGCCGTAGCGGCCTTTTTAGAACCCGATATTTTAGTGATTGATGAGGTCCTTGCTGTGGGTGATGCCGAATTTCAGAAGAAGGCGATAGGGAAGATGCAAGATATAAGTAAAGGAGACGGAAGAACTGTATTATTTGTTAGTCATGATATGGATGCTATATTAAAGTTAACAGATAGAGTACTTTTATTAGAAAATGGTAAAGTTGTAGATGATGGATTACCTAACGATATTATAAATAAGTATACACTAATTAGTTTTAAGCCAAAGACTTCAAAAACATGGGGAAAAGGAAATGAAATAGGTAATTCTTATGCAAAATTGAAATCTATATCTGTAGAAAATTCCGAAAACTCTCCACAGTTTGAATATGATATGACCGAGTCTATTAATATTAAAATTTGTTATTTAGATCTTAATAAAGAATATAAAAATACAGCAATTATACACATAATTGATGAGTTTGATAGAACACTTTTTGCTTCAAATGAATTTGATTCGGAAACATGGTCTAGCTCTCACTCTATTAAAGATTCATTAATAACAACTACTTGTGTTATACCTGGAAATTTATTATTAGAGGGTAGATATAAAGTTCTAATAGCGCTTGGTAATTATAACCCTAATATGGTTCATTTAAAAATTGATGAAGCTTTAACTTTTAAAGTAATAAATAAACCTAATATAATAAAATATAGAGTAGATACAGGAACGAATTGGCCTGGTTTAATAAGACCTATTTTAGACTGGAAAATTGAAACTAAAACTCTATAA
- a CDS encoding glycosyltransferase family protein, whose amino-acid sequence MRVGKNPQRNKKINLDKYNHQVIIPVYIPNLEKYYRQSFEIFKLSLNSLLKTVNNQTYITVICNGSCVEVEEYVLNQYLSGNINDVIITSGIGKVNSILKGISGINLPLLTISDADVLFLNNWQQETYKVFDSFPRAGVVSPVPNPSQSFYYTENIYLNYMFSEKILKHPVVNKQALIRFAESIGALSLFEKYYCKDYLILKGKNECKAVVGAGHFVATYKTSIFKYLKRHTDYQLGGESEEEYLDKPPFLKGLFRLSTMDNYAYHLGNTVEDWMLKTHNETLRSKKQETVFPENLIEIKFSNYQKIQNWISRQLVGSTKFKQLILCKFKN is encoded by the coding sequence ATGCGAGTAGGCAAGAATCCTCAACGTAATAAAAAAATAAATCTTGATAAATATAATCATCAAGTAATTATACCTGTTTATATACCAAATTTAGAGAAGTATTACAGACAGTCTTTTGAGATATTTAAACTGTCTTTAAATTCGCTATTAAAAACTGTAAATAATCAAACTTATATAACGGTTATTTGCAATGGTTCGTGTGTAGAGGTTGAGGAATATGTTTTGAATCAATATCTTAGCGGTAATATTAATGATGTTATTATCACTAGTGGAATTGGAAAGGTTAATTCTATTTTAAAAGGAATTTCAGGGATTAACTTACCATTGTTAACTATTTCAGATGCAGATGTACTATTTTTAAATAATTGGCAACAAGAAACTTATAAGGTTTTTGATAGTTTTCCAAGGGCAGGGGTTGTAAGTCCAGTGCCGAATCCTTCACAGTCATTTTATTATACAGAAAATATTTATTTAAATTATATGTTTTCTGAAAAAATATTAAAGCATCCGGTGGTAAATAAACAAGCATTAATAAGATTTGCTGAAAGTATAGGTGCTTTATCTCTTTTTGAAAAATATTATTGTAAAGATTATTTAATTTTAAAAGGTAAAAACGAGTGTAAAGCAGTAGTTGGAGCGGGTCATTTTGTTGCTACCTATAAAACTTCAATATTTAAATATTTAAAAAGGCATACAGATTATCAATTAGGAGGGGAAAGCGAAGAGGAGTATTTAGACAAACCTCCTTTTTTAAAAGGTTTATTTAGGTTGTCGACGATGGATAATTATGCATATCATTTAGGTAATACTGTTGAAGATTGGATGTTAAAAACACACAATGAAACTCTTAGAAGTAAAAAACAGGAAACTGTTTTTCCTGAGAATCTAATAGAAATAAAATTTTCAAATTATCAGAAAATCCAAAATTGGATTTCTAGACAATTAGTAGGTTCAACTAAGTTTAAACAACTAATTTTGTGTAAATTTAAAAATTAA
- the neuC gene encoding UDP-N-acetylglucosamine 2-epimerase yields the protein MSHRKIAVVITARPSYSRVKTVLQAIKDHPNLELQLIVAASALLERYGSAVHYIENDGFTIAAKVFNVLEGENLTAAAKTTGIGILELSTVFENLKPDIVVTVADRFETMATAIAASYMNIPLAHIQGGEVTGNIDEKVRHAITKLADYHFVASEDAKTRVLKLGEEVDSVFNTGCPSIDIAKAIDTSGKLQFNPYSRYGGVGAEPDLSNGYVVVMQHPVTTEYKDSRRHVEETLTVVSQLTLPVLWFWPNVDAGADGTSSGIRSYREKNELNHVHFFKNMKGDDFLNLLNHASCLIGNSSVGIRECAYLGVPVVNIGTRQNRRERGENVIDVPYSKDAIYNAIQSQIKVNKTPKSLVYGDGNAGKKIAEYLEQVPLKFHKTIVY from the coding sequence ATGTCTCATAGAAAAATAGCTGTAGTTATTACAGCACGCCCTTCTTATAGCCGTGTTAAAACCGTGTTACAAGCTATAAAAGATCATCCAAATTTAGAACTACAACTTATAGTGGCAGCTTCTGCATTATTAGAGCGTTATGGATCTGCTGTACATTATATTGAAAACGATGGTTTTACAATTGCAGCTAAAGTTTTTAATGTTTTAGAAGGAGAAAATTTAACTGCAGCAGCAAAGACTACGGGTATTGGAATTTTAGAATTATCTACGGTTTTTGAAAACTTAAAGCCTGATATCGTGGTAACGGTAGCAGATCGATTTGAAACGATGGCAACAGCCATAGCGGCATCTTATATGAATATTCCCCTTGCACATATTCAAGGAGGAGAAGTTACTGGTAATATTGATGAAAAAGTGAGACATGCCATTACAAAGTTGGCAGATTATCATTTTGTAGCCTCAGAAGATGCCAAAACTCGTGTATTAAAATTAGGAGAAGAAGTAGATTCTGTATTTAACACAGGTTGTCCGTCTATAGATATCGCTAAAGCAATTGATACTTCAGGTAAATTACAATTTAACCCTTACTCTCGTTATGGTGGCGTAGGTGCAGAACCAGATTTGTCTAATGGCTATGTGGTAGTTATGCAACATCCTGTGACTACTGAATATAAAGATTCTAGACGTCATGTAGAAGAAACTTTAACTGTTGTTAGTCAATTAACATTACCAGTGTTATGGTTTTGGCCAAATGTTGATGCTGGAGCGGATGGTACATCTTCGGGTATACGTTCTTATCGAGAAAAAAATGAATTAAATCATGTTCATTTTTTTAAAAATATGAAAGGTGATGATTTTTTAAATCTTTTAAATCATGCGTCATGTCTAATAGGGAATTCTAGTGTAGGAATTAGAGAATGTGCATATTTAGGAGTACCTGTAGTTAATATTGGTACAAGACAGAATAGAAGAGAACGAGGAGAAAATGTTATTGATGTACCTTATAGTAAAGATGCTATTTATAATGCGATTCAGTCTCAAATTAAAGTAAATAAAACACCTAAATCTTTAGTTTATGGCGATGGTAATGCGGGTAAAAAAATAGCAGAGTATTTAGAGCAAGTACCTCTTAAATTTCATAAAACAATTGTATATTAA
- a CDS encoding UDP-glycosyltransferase, translating to MIIPDGVSLRNFVYTSFYKQAQAMGLDIVFLNLTPLPLSELGLKEVIPQTIKQHPLTDSFKNAKKRVELNQNINRFNDNVYNKYWFPLKYSGYKSVIKHSITKLLILMFNSEKGLLSLRRRIQNLESKTEYYNSCYDLIKQEQPDLVYCASQRAILAIAPIQAAKQIGIPTIGFVFSWDNLPKSMLDVETDYYHVWSKHMKQELLTYYPFVKDEQITVTGTPQFEPHYNTDIIVSKTEFYKHYHLNANTTYFCFSGDDITTSPQDPLYLKDVALAIEALNAEGHQLGLIFRRCPVDFSKRFDAVLDEFKHFIVPIAPLWNAIGDGWNAKLPTLEDSKLLVNMAEHTAGVMNLGSSMVFDYVAHNKPCGYMNYHYNRENTVVKGVHVYDYVHFRSMPNANAVYWLDHPDRIQASLLSMLNHSSVVTRNAANWFSKINEQPSNEASIRILTTINLTLNEK from the coding sequence ATGATAATTCCAGATGGGGTGAGCTTAAGGAACTTTGTGTATACTTCGTTTTATAAGCAGGCGCAGGCTATGGGCTTGGATATTGTATTTCTTAACCTTACGCCATTACCATTATCAGAACTAGGATTAAAAGAAGTTATACCCCAAACCATAAAACAACATCCGTTAACGGATAGTTTTAAAAATGCCAAGAAACGAGTAGAACTCAATCAAAATATTAATCGGTTTAATGATAATGTATACAATAAATATTGGTTTCCTTTAAAGTATTCTGGATATAAAAGTGTTATAAAACATAGTATAACTAAGCTATTAATTTTAATGTTTAATAGTGAAAAAGGACTATTAAGCTTACGCAGGCGTATTCAAAATTTAGAAAGTAAAACGGAGTATTACAATTCTTGTTATGACCTTATAAAACAAGAGCAACCCGATTTGGTGTATTGTGCTAGTCAGCGTGCTATTTTAGCGATAGCACCTATTCAAGCAGCAAAACAGATAGGTATACCAACTATTGGGTTTGTGTTTTCATGGGATAATTTACCAAAATCGATGTTAGATGTAGAGACCGATTATTATCATGTTTGGAGTAAACATATGAAACAAGAACTGTTAACGTATTATCCATTTGTAAAAGATGAACAAATAACGGTAACAGGAACACCACAGTTTGAGCCTCATTATAATACAGATATTATAGTTTCTAAAACTGAATTTTACAAACACTATCATTTAAATGCAAACACCACTTATTTTTGTTTTAGTGGAGACGATATTACAACATCGCCTCAAGATCCTTTGTATTTAAAAGATGTTGCTTTGGCTATTGAAGCACTTAATGCAGAAGGCCACCAATTAGGACTTATATTTAGACGTTGCCCTGTAGATTTTTCAAAGCGTTTTGATGCTGTTTTAGACGAATTTAAACATTTTATAGTTCCTATAGCGCCGTTATGGAATGCTATAGGTGATGGATGGAATGCTAAATTACCAACTCTGGAAGATTCAAAATTATTAGTAAATATGGCAGAACATACTGCTGGTGTCATGAATTTAGGATCGTCTATGGTGTTTGATTATGTGGCACACAATAAACCTTGCGGGTACATGAATTATCATTATAATAGAGAAAATACTGTTGTAAAAGGTGTACACGTGTACGATTATGTGCATTTTAGATCTATGCCAAATGCAAACGCAGTATATTGGTTAGATCACCCAGATCGTATACAAGCTAGTTTGTTATCTATGTTAAATCATTCCTCTGTTGTTACTAGAAATGCAGCTAACTGGTTCTCAAAAATAAATGAACAACCAAGCAACGAAGCTTCAATTCGTATACTAACAACAATTAATTTAACTCTAAATGAAAAATAA
- a CDS encoding sulfotransferase produces MKNNQKIIFSNSYSPRTGHNFVAQVFKIFTGLEILIHDKSETQLSRILDLYYTHTRRYIYLDSDKKFMDHLFINGLRERILSKSDNSYVLIKDTSFQGVDCLPELFPNDIHILLIRDPKDVLTSGFKAMRFKRKSIKNLIKKIGMKTGLFQLYFSWRVTHQVIDILPNLENRILIRYEDLVIQKEETLQYLKELFNCDKALDDIKAEINEISVINTSFFKEETGGKHIWDEKEKTTKFNPVNRKSKNIFYRKAIEWGTRDLRKKLGYV; encoded by the coding sequence ATGAAAAATAATCAAAAAATAATTTTTTCGAATTCATATTCTCCTAGAACAGGACATAATTTTGTCGCACAAGTATTTAAAATTTTTACAGGTCTTGAAATTTTAATACATGATAAAAGTGAGACACAATTATCTAGAATATTGGATTTGTACTACACACATACTAGACGTTATATTTATTTAGATTCTGATAAGAAATTTATGGATCATTTATTTATAAATGGTTTACGTGAACGTATTTTGTCTAAATCAGATAATTCTTATGTTTTAATAAAAGACACTAGTTTTCAGGGAGTTGATTGTTTGCCTGAATTATTCCCGAATGACATTCATATATTATTAATTAGAGACCCTAAGGATGTTTTAACTTCCGGTTTTAAGGCTATGAGATTTAAAAGAAAGTCTATAAAAAATCTTATTAAAAAAATAGGAATGAAGACTGGTTTGTTTCAGTTGTATTTTAGTTGGAGAGTAACGCATCAGGTTATTGATATACTTCCTAATCTAGAAAATCGGATTTTAATTCGCTATGAAGATTTGGTAATTCAAAAAGAAGAAACACTTCAGTATTTAAAAGAACTTTTTAATTGTGATAAGGCTTTAGATGATATCAAGGCAGAAATAAATGAAATATCAGTAATAAATACGTCTTTCTTTAAAGAAGAAACAGGAGGAAAGCATATTTGGGATGAAAAAGAAAAAACTACGAAATTCAATCCTGTAAACAGGAAATCAAAGAATATATTTTATCGTAAAGCTATAGAGTGGGGGACAAGAGACCTTCGTAAAAAATTGGGATATGTATGA
- a CDS encoding CatB-related O-acetyltransferase produces MIDLLKYIYRFFYPVKKKEKLFYTKDFFKNKSYEIGEGTYGNIRVLDYNEGTTLKIGNYSSIAANVTILLGGEHDYNLISTYPFYSLSKDNSLLGKDRESKGDVEIGHDVWIGTNVTILSGVKIGTGAIIGAGSVVTKNIPEFAIYAGSPARFIKMRFDEDQINKIKKMEWWNWSHDKILKNRDILMSTPD; encoded by the coding sequence ATGATCGATCTTTTGAAATATATCTACAGGTTTTTCTATCCTGTAAAAAAGAAAGAAAAACTATTCTACACTAAGGACTTCTTTAAAAACAAATCATATGAAATTGGAGAGGGGACTTATGGTAATATTAGAGTTTTAGATTATAATGAAGGTACAACTTTAAAAATAGGGAATTATAGTTCAATAGCTGCAAATGTAACAATATTGTTAGGAGGAGAGCATGATTATAACTTGATATCAACATATCCATTTTATTCTCTGTCTAAAGATAATTCTTTATTAGGAAAAGATAGAGAATCTAAAGGAGATGTTGAGATTGGTCATGACGTTTGGATTGGTACAAATGTTACCATTCTTTCTGGTGTTAAAATAGGGACAGGTGCAATTATAGGAGCAGGAAGTGTTGTTACTAAAAATATACCAGAATTTGCTATATATGCAGGTAGTCCAGCAAGATTTATAAAGATGAGATTTGATGAAGATCAGATTAATAAAATAAAAAAAATGGAGTGGTGGAATTGGTCACATGATAAAATATTAAAAAATAGAGATATTCTGATGAGTACTCCTGATTAA
- a CDS encoding glycosyltransferase family 4 protein — MKIGFIAPEYPHFKIKQAAGLGTSIGNLVEALSQQGHTIYLFIYGQEQEDYFVENNIYFYLIGNVSYSFGKWFRYRKHIQNIVQTVIIKEKLRLIEVPDWTGISAFMNFTVPIVMRFHGSDRYFCHLEGRKQKLKNKLFEQFAVRGASAYIAPTTFAGKLTKRLFKISDHKSIETIYHGLQLDDFNNLTPSVFEPKTILYIGTIIRKKGMLELPHIFKLVKQQVPNAKLILIGSDAPDILTGSPSTWELMKQSFNESELETIQYLEKVPYSEVQKIIKNAHVCVFPTFAETFGMVTVEAMALQKPVVNSNIGWAKELMEDALSGYLVAPAAHKLYADKISKLLQDENLCLSMGESARSFVEEHFDIKKQAIKNIEFYRTIINGDKKN; from the coding sequence ATGAAAATAGGTTTTATAGCCCCAGAATATCCTCATTTTAAAATTAAACAAGCAGCTGGTTTAGGGACTAGTATTGGTAATTTAGTAGAAGCTTTAAGTCAGCAAGGTCATACAATCTACCTGTTTATATATGGGCAAGAACAAGAGGATTATTTTGTAGAAAATAATATTTATTTTTATTTAATAGGAAATGTGTCTTATAGTTTTGGAAAATGGTTTAGATATAGAAAGCATATTCAAAATATTGTACAAACGGTTATCATAAAAGAAAAATTACGACTTATTGAAGTCCCTGATTGGACTGGTATTTCAGCATTTATGAATTTTACAGTGCCTATTGTTATGCGTTTTCATGGTAGCGACAGGTATTTTTGTCATTTAGAAGGACGCAAGCAGAAATTAAAAAATAAACTATTCGAGCAGTTTGCCGTAAGAGGTGCAAGTGCATATATTGCACCTACTACATTTGCAGGGAAATTAACAAAAAGGCTATTTAAAATATCTGATCATAAATCTATTGAAACTATTTATCATGGGTTACAACTAGACGATTTTAATAACTTAACCCCATCAGTATTTGAACCCAAAACAATCCTTTATATTGGCACCATAATTAGGAAAAAAGGCATGTTAGAGTTGCCACATATTTTTAAGTTGGTGAAGCAGCAAGTTCCTAATGCTAAATTAATATTGATAGGTAGTGATGCTCCAGATATTTTAACAGGAAGTCCTTCAACTTGGGAATTAATGAAGCAGAGTTTTAATGAAAGCGAATTAGAAACTATTCAATATCTAGAGAAAGTTCCATATAGCGAAGTGCAAAAAATTATTAAAAATGCCCATGTATGTGTTTTTCCTACTTTTGCAGAAACTTTTGGTATGGTAACAGTTGAGGCTATGGCGTTACAAAAGCCAGTTGTAAATAGTAATATAGGTTGGGCAAAAGAATTAATGGAAGATGCCCTTAGCGGATATTTAGTTGCTCCTGCAGCTCATAAATTATATGCAGACAAGATTAGTAAACTGTTGCAAGATGAAAATTTATGTTTAAGTATGGGGGAATCAGCAAGAAGCTTTGTCGAGGAGCATTTTGATATAAAGAAACAAGCTATTAAAAATATTGAGTTTTATAGAACTATAATTAATGGTGATAAAAAAAATTAA
- a CDS encoding glycosyltransferase, which translates to MLAIVIPYYKITFFKQTLESLANQTDKRFKVYIGNDASLENPENLINEYKNKFPIVYKRFSKNLGGISLVKQWERCFKLVENEKWITILGDDDVYGENVVESFYDNLKEIEQERIKVVRFATHKINSESVVFSEIFKHPKKETCLDFFSREVRSSLSEYFFNKKQLLKIGFKDLPLGWSADKLAVFEVSNFNFIFSINEAIISVRISENSISGGKGYDKQKLEAIYKYNYYIIDTYQSECSPSQYLSFSRDLNKSYLNSKIHFLRYLKINYLYLKKGDFSSVYNFQCEVYNSIKLKY; encoded by the coding sequence TTGTTAGCAATAGTTATTCCATATTATAAAATTACCTTTTTTAAGCAGACTTTAGAGTCATTAGCTAATCAGACTGATAAACGGTTTAAAGTTTATATAGGAAATGATGCTAGCTTAGAAAATCCAGAAAATTTGATTAATGAGTATAAAAACAAATTTCCTATTGTATATAAAAGATTTAGTAAAAATTTAGGAGGTATATCTTTAGTTAAGCAATGGGAACGCTGTTTTAAGTTGGTTGAGAATGAAAAGTGGATAACTATTTTAGGAGATGACGATGTTTATGGTGAAAATGTAGTAGAATCATTCTATGATAATTTAAAAGAAATAGAACAAGAGCGTATTAAAGTTGTCAGATTTGCTACTCATAAGATTAATTCAGAAAGTGTAGTGTTTTCAGAAATCTTTAAACATCCTAAGAAAGAAACATGCTTAGATTTCTTTTCTCGAGAAGTAAGAAGTTCTTTAAGTGAATATTTTTTTAATAAAAAACAGCTTTTAAAGATAGGATTTAAAGACCTTCCTTTAGGTTGGTCTGCTGATAAATTAGCTGTTTTCGAAGTGTCTAATTTTAATTTTATATTTTCAATAAATGAGGCAATAATTAGCGTAAGAATTTCTGAAAATAGTATTTCTGGAGGAAAAGGCTACGATAAACAAAAACTTGAAGCAATTTATAAATATAATTATTATATAATTGATACTTATCAAAGCGAATGTAGTCCTTCTCAATATTTGAGTTTCAGTCGAGATTTAAATAAAAGTTATTTGAATTCAAAAATACATTTTTTAAGGTACCTTAAGATAAATTATTTGTATTTGAAAAAGGGTGACTTTAGTAGTGTTTATAATTTTCAATGCGAAGTTTACAATTCTATTAAATTAAAATATTAA
- a CDS encoding N-acetylneuraminate synthase family protein, translated as MVSPFIIAEIAQAHDGSLGMAHAYIDAVAKSGCDAIKFQTHIAEAESSIYEPFRVQFSKQDTTRLEYWKRMEFTLEQWKDIKRHCDAVGLEFMSSPFSNAAVDLLEEVGVKRYKVGSGEVNNLVLLEKIAQTGKPVIVSSGMSSFEELDQTITFLKDKHVDVSVLQCTTAYPTKPEEYGLNVISELKFRYNIPVGFSDHSSSIESCIAAVALGAEILEFHVVFDKEMFGPDAKASLTIKETSQLVTAVNNIAIAIQNPIDKKDNSKFSELKGIFEKSLAINKNLEQGHIIRFEDLETKKPKSYGIDASLFQGVIGKQLNKDLNQWSFLNWDDLD; from the coding sequence ATGGTCAGCCCTTTTATAATTGCAGAAATTGCACAAGCCCACGATGGAAGCCTAGGGATGGCGCATGCCTATATAGACGCTGTGGCAAAATCGGGGTGTGATGCTATTAAATTTCAAACTCATATTGCTGAGGCAGAAAGTAGTATTTATGAGCCTTTTAGAGTTCAGTTTTCTAAACAAGATACTACACGATTAGAGTATTGGAAACGTATGGAGTTTACCTTAGAACAATGGAAAGACATCAAAAGGCATTGCGATGCTGTCGGTTTAGAGTTTATGAGTTCTCCTTTTAGTAATGCTGCTGTAGATTTGTTAGAGGAGGTTGGTGTAAAACGATATAAAGTAGGTTCAGGAGAAGTTAATAATTTAGTGTTATTAGAAAAAATTGCACAAACAGGTAAGCCTGTAATCGTATCTTCAGGAATGAGTTCTTTTGAGGAGTTAGATCAAACAATAACATTTTTAAAAGATAAACACGTTGATGTGTCTGTTTTACAGTGCACTACTGCCTATCCGACTAAACCAGAGGAATATGGATTAAATGTGATCTCAGAATTAAAGTTTAGATATAATATTCCAGTGGGTTTCTCTGACCATTCCTCATCTATAGAGTCGTGTATTGCTGCGGTTGCTTTAGGTGCCGAGATTTTAGAATTTCATGTGGTTTTTGATAAAGAAATGTTTGGCCCAGATGCCAAAGCATCATTGACTATAAAAGAAACTTCACAATTAGTAACGGCTGTAAATAATATAGCTATAGCAATTCAGAATCCCATAGATAAGAAAGATAATTCTAAGTTTTCAGAACTAAAAGGCATTTTTGAAAAATCTTTAGCAATTAATAAAAATTTAGAACAAGGGCATATTATAAGGTTTGAAGATTTAGAAACAAAAAAACCGAAAAGTTATGGTATTGATGCTTCTTTATTTCAGGGTGTTATTGGGAAACAATTGAATAAAGATTTAAATCAATGGTCTTTTTTGAATTGGGACGATTTAGATTAG